Proteins encoded within one genomic window of Parolsenella massiliensis:
- the phoU gene encoding phosphate signaling complex protein PhoU, producing MRETFNRQLTEMRQELVYIYANIDLALHDAVDALSDGDKEKAKAVKAKTREMDEHCAELEQKAFMLIATQQPVASDLRLIQFVIYANFNLARMSNHVRNIAKTAKRCAGRAVPGQLIDLLASEGHLVYRVLSNCITAIVEDDLRLASSLPVLDEPVDELYKQFFRSLATLGPDDDMDAASRVIMASRMLERISDNAVEIGERLVFLLTGKRRSLDDLRDLDDDDLQEMYAARGVGLVVDRDTDEQLAQQIPEVELEGGDASDEQ from the coding sequence ATGCGAGAGACATTCAACCGCCAGCTCACGGAGATGCGCCAGGAGCTCGTCTACATCTACGCCAACATCGACCTGGCGCTGCACGACGCCGTCGACGCCCTATCTGACGGCGACAAGGAGAAGGCCAAGGCCGTCAAGGCCAAGACGCGCGAGATGGACGAGCACTGCGCGGAGCTCGAGCAGAAGGCATTCATGCTCATCGCCACGCAGCAGCCCGTCGCGAGCGACCTGCGCCTCATCCAGTTCGTGATCTACGCCAACTTCAACCTGGCGCGCATGTCCAACCACGTGCGCAACATCGCCAAGACCGCCAAGCGCTGCGCGGGCCGCGCCGTGCCCGGTCAGCTCATCGACCTGCTCGCGAGCGAGGGACACCTCGTCTACCGCGTGCTGTCCAACTGCATCACGGCCATCGTCGAGGACGACCTTCGCCTTGCCTCGTCGCTTCCCGTGCTCGACGAGCCGGTGGACGAGCTCTACAAGCAGTTCTTCCGCTCGCTGGCCACGCTTGGCCCCGACGACGACATGGACGCCGCGAGCCGCGTGATCATGGCCTCGCGCATGCTCGAGCGTATCTCCGACAACGCCGTGGAGATCGGCGAGAGGCTCGTCTTCCTTCTCACCGGCAAGCGCCGCAGCCTCGACGACCTGCGCGACCTCGACGACGATGACCTTCAGGAGATGTATGCCGCCCGCGGCGTGGGCCTCGTGGTTGACCGCGACACCGACGAGCAGCTTGCCCAGCAGATTCCCGAGGTCGAGCTCGAGGGCGGCGACGCGAGCGATGAGCAGTAG
- the pstB gene encoding phosphate ABC transporter ATP-binding protein PstB, whose amino-acid sequence MTVYRHAPENGGTGIHVENFDFWYGDFHALSGVTMDVAPNKITAFIGPSGCGKSTFLRCMNRMNDLIEGTHTSGLMAFDGNDIYAEGVDPVDLRRRVGMIFQQPNPFPKSIYENVAFGPRLLGVNSKSELDGIVEESLKRSNLWKEVADQLDKNGLALSGGQQQRLCIARTLAVQPDVLLMDEPCSAIDPTSVQRVEDLMAELSSEMTIIIVTHSMQQAARVSDYMAFFLQEHAGEPAGLVEYGDTNEIFNSPSDQRTEDYITGRFG is encoded by the coding sequence ATGACCGTCTATCGTCACGCGCCCGAGAACGGTGGCACGGGCATCCACGTTGAGAACTTCGACTTCTGGTACGGCGACTTCCACGCGCTGTCTGGCGTCACCATGGACGTGGCCCCCAACAAGATCACCGCGTTCATCGGCCCGTCGGGTTGCGGCAAGTCGACGTTTCTGCGCTGCATGAACCGCATGAACGACCTCATCGAGGGCACGCACACCTCCGGCCTCATGGCCTTCGACGGCAATGACATCTACGCCGAGGGCGTCGACCCGGTCGACCTGCGCCGTCGCGTGGGCATGATCTTCCAGCAGCCCAACCCGTTCCCCAAGTCCATCTACGAGAACGTCGCGTTTGGCCCGCGCCTTCTGGGCGTCAACAGCAAGAGCGAGCTTGACGGCATCGTCGAGGAGTCGCTCAAGCGCTCCAACCTCTGGAAGGAGGTCGCCGACCAGCTCGACAAGAACGGACTTGCGCTCTCCGGCGGCCAGCAGCAGCGCCTGTGCATCGCGCGCACCCTGGCCGTGCAGCCCGACGTGCTGCTCATGGACGAGCCGTGCTCGGCCATCGACCCCACGAGCGTCCAGCGCGTCGAGGACCTCATGGCCGAGCTCTCGAGCGAGATGACGATCATCATCGTGACCCACTCCATGCAGCAGGCCGCCCGCGTCTCCGACTACATGGCCTTCTTCCTGCAGGAGCACGCCGGCGAGCCGGCGGGCCTCGTGGAGTACGGCGACACGAACGAGATCTTCAACTCCCCGAGCGACCAGCGCACCGAGGACTACATCACCGGCCGCTTTGGCTGA
- the pstC gene encoding phosphate ABC transporter permease subunit PstC has protein sequence MSDAAQQPQAGSDLKQVSAATRLKELALKNLFLTCACVAVLAVILIFVFTFWKAIPVITDIGLGEFFGLTWAPTEGHYGILALLAGSGIVTVGSLAIGVPLAVGCAVFLTEIAGKRLAGIVSTAVDLLAGVPSVVYGFFGLVILRPLVAGLTGGLGFGALTVWLVLAIMIVPTITTLTMDALRSIPMGIREASFAMGATRWQTIYKVVLPAAKMGIVNAVVLGMGRAIGETMAVLMVVGNAPVIPGGIASPLSTITSQIALDMGYSSGLHRSALFGMGVVLFIISASLVGIVRAVSSARESGRGHSRHRRAKAADRAVVAGGVNFDHAEAPAEHAPAATLAADSVTPVTGAVIEAREGSRARIKRLLAEGAKGGGNKNRTNDVMLGVFRAAGIVTTAVLAIIIGFVAVNGLPVMSLDFIFGWPEGVNAEGGIFPTIVSTLYVTALAMLICTPIAVLAAVYLAEYAKQGRLVTFIRYAADTLSSVPSIVMGLFGYAMFVEAMGLGLSMLSAALALALMMLPIVMRTTEEAIRAVPRYIRWGAYGLGATKWQVVSKIVLPSAFPRIATGIVLAIGRAIGETAVVLYTMGQAINLPLTPLDSGRPMTIHLYQLANEGINMQAAYGTALLLMVMILAFNLFARYISRRSASKSKGN, from the coding sequence ATGAGCGACGCCGCCCAGCAGCCCCAGGCGGGCTCCGACCTCAAGCAGGTCTCGGCCGCGACCCGCCTCAAGGAGCTCGCGCTCAAGAACCTCTTCCTCACGTGCGCGTGCGTGGCCGTGCTCGCGGTCATCTTGATCTTCGTGTTCACGTTCTGGAAGGCCATTCCCGTCATCACAGACATCGGCCTCGGCGAGTTCTTTGGCCTCACGTGGGCGCCCACGGAGGGCCACTACGGCATCCTCGCGTTGCTCGCAGGATCTGGCATCGTCACGGTGGGCTCGCTTGCCATCGGCGTGCCGCTCGCCGTGGGCTGCGCGGTCTTTCTCACCGAGATCGCCGGCAAGCGCCTCGCCGGCATCGTGAGCACCGCCGTCGACCTGCTTGCGGGCGTGCCCTCGGTGGTCTACGGCTTCTTTGGCCTCGTAATCCTGCGCCCGCTCGTGGCCGGCCTCACCGGTGGCCTCGGCTTTGGAGCCCTCACGGTGTGGCTCGTGCTCGCCATCATGATCGTGCCCACGATCACCACGCTCACGATGGACGCGCTGCGCTCCATCCCCATGGGCATCCGCGAGGCAAGCTTTGCCATGGGCGCCACGCGCTGGCAGACGATCTACAAGGTGGTGCTGCCCGCTGCCAAGATGGGCATCGTGAACGCGGTGGTCCTCGGCATGGGCCGCGCTATCGGCGAGACGATGGCCGTGCTCATGGTCGTGGGCAACGCCCCGGTCATCCCCGGCGGCATCGCGAGCCCGCTGTCCACGATCACGAGCCAGATCGCCCTCGACATGGGCTACTCCTCGGGTCTGCACCGCAGCGCCCTGTTCGGCATGGGCGTCGTGCTGTTCATCATCTCCGCCTCGCTCGTGGGCATCGTTCGTGCCGTCTCGAGTGCCCGCGAGTCGGGCCGCGGCCACTCGCGCCACCGCCGCGCCAAGGCGGCCGACCGCGCCGTCGTCGCCGGCGGCGTGAACTTCGACCACGCCGAGGCCCCTGCCGAGCACGCGCCCGCCGCAACCCTTGCCGCCGACTCCGTGACGCCCGTCACTGGCGCCGTCATCGAGGCGAGGGAGGGGAGCCGCGCGCGCATCAAGCGCCTGCTCGCCGAGGGTGCCAAGGGCGGCGGCAACAAGAACCGCACGAACGACGTCATGCTCGGCGTGTTCCGTGCCGCCGGCATCGTCACCACGGCGGTGCTCGCCATCATCATCGGCTTCGTGGCCGTCAACGGCCTGCCCGTCATGTCGCTCGACTTCATCTTCGGCTGGCCCGAGGGCGTCAACGCCGAGGGCGGCATCTTTCCCACGATCGTCTCGACGCTCTACGTCACGGCGCTCGCGATGCTCATCTGCACGCCCATCGCCGTGCTCGCCGCGGTCTACCTTGCCGAGTACGCCAAGCAGGGCCGCCTCGTGACGTTCATCCGCTATGCGGCCGACACACTCTCCTCGGTGCCCTCCATCGTCATGGGCCTGTTCGGCTACGCCATGTTCGTCGAGGCCATGGGCCTTGGCCTGTCCATGCTGTCGGCGGCCCTTGCCCTTGCCCTCATGATGCTGCCCATCGTCATGCGCACCACCGAGGAGGCCATCCGCGCCGTGCCCCGCTACATCCGCTGGGGCGCCTATGGTCTTGGCGCCACGAAGTGGCAGGTCGTCTCCAAGATCGTGCTGCCGAGCGCCTTCCCGCGCATCGCCACGGGCATCGTGCTCGCCATTGGCCGCGCCATCGGCGAGACAGCCGTCGTGCTCTACACCATGGGCCAGGCCATCAACCTGCCGCTCACGCCGCTCGACTCGGGCCGTCCCATGACGATTCACCTCTATCAGCTCGCAAACGAGGGCATCAACATGCAGGCCGCCTACGGCACGGCGCTGCTGCTCATGGTGATGATCCTCGCGTTCAACCTGTTCGCGCGCTACATCTCGCGCAGGTCCGCATCGAAGTCGAAGGGAAACTAG
- a CDS encoding phosphate ABC transporter substrate-binding protein, producing MRSSRCHRLPLVGCMLALACSLVMSGCSGSGESQTLTVAGSTTVLPIAEMAAEGYEQQTGTKVLVSGLGSSAGIEAVTNGTADIATSSRELTAAESEHELVATVIAHDGIAVIVNPDNSVSGLTTQQLRDIYAGKITNWSEVGGPDLAIQVVNRDEASGTREAFRTIVMGDASFDRSAAVLPGTGQVRDVVSRTPGAIGYISIGFVDSDYATTSVRALAIDGVEATEDNVETGAYPISRDLYFFTNGDPQGEAYGYISYVLSDEMDQTIRDAGYIPAHKSSSDNAEGSDAR from the coding sequence ATGCGGTCGTCACGCTGCCATCGCCTACCTCTAGTGGGCTGCATGCTGGCGCTTGCCTGCTCCCTCGTCATGTCCGGCTGCTCGGGCTCGGGTGAGTCCCAGACGCTCACCGTAGCCGGCTCCACCACGGTGCTCCCCATCGCCGAGATGGCGGCGGAGGGCTACGAGCAGCAGACCGGCACGAAGGTGCTCGTCTCGGGCCTGGGCTCCTCTGCGGGCATCGAGGCCGTCACGAACGGCACGGCAGACATCGCCACGTCGAGCCGCGAGCTCACGGCGGCAGAGTCCGAGCACGAGCTCGTCGCCACCGTCATCGCCCACGACGGCATCGCCGTGATCGTGAACCCCGACAACTCCGTCAGCGGCCTCACGACCCAGCAGCTTCGCGACATCTACGCCGGCAAGATCACGAACTGGAGCGAGGTGGGCGGCCCAGACCTGGCCATCCAGGTCGTCAACCGCGACGAGGCCTCCGGCACGCGCGAGGCGTTCCGCACCATCGTCATGGGCGACGCCTCGTTCGACCGCTCGGCCGCGGTGCTTCCCGGCACCGGCCAGGTGAGAGACGTCGTGAGCCGCACGCCGGGCGCCATTGGCTACATCTCCATTGGATTCGTCGACTCCGACTACGCCACGACCTCCGTCCGCGCCCTTGCCATCGACGGGGTGGAGGCCACCGAGGACAACGTCGAGACCGGTGCGTACCCCATCTCGCGAGACCTCTACTTCTTCACGAACGGCGACCCACAGGGCGAGGCGTACGGCTACATCTCCTACGTCCTGTCCGACGAGATGGACCAGACGATTCGCGACGCCGGCTACATCCCTGCCCACAAGTCCTCCTCGGACAACGCAGAGGGGAGTGATGCGCGATGA
- a CDS encoding polyphenol oxidase family protein translates to MTLLGDTRRPNGVTFAFTERTGGVSEPPYASLNLGSRCGDDPAAVAENRARALAALGAADIAGNLVEPRQVHGDAVVVVDSADRAELARARELAQAGADAIVCTVPGVPVLLCFADCVPIVLVAPGGFAVVHSGWRGTLARIGAKALAVLCDACGCEPAEVCAYVGPHVSGKDYEVSPELLATFEGEFGTIVHAAETASNLDLSAAIRCALEQAGIDPARIVDTCPSTVSNTDRFYSYRAEGGLCGRHAAIAYL, encoded by the coding sequence GTGACCCTGCTCGGCGACACCCGTCGTCCGAACGGGGTCACGTTCGCGTTTACCGAGCGCACGGGCGGTGTCTCCGAGCCTCCCTACGCGAGCCTGAACCTGGGCTCGCGCTGCGGCGACGACCCGGCCGCCGTGGCCGAGAACCGCGCCCGCGCCCTTGCGGCCCTGGGTGCCGCTGACATCGCCGGAAACCTCGTCGAGCCGCGCCAGGTGCACGGCGACGCCGTCGTGGTCGTTGACTCGGCCGATCGGGCCGAGCTCGCGCGCGCTCGTGAGCTCGCGCAGGCGGGCGCCGACGCCATCGTCTGCACGGTCCCCGGGGTGCCGGTGCTTCTGTGCTTCGCCGACTGCGTGCCCATCGTGCTTGTGGCCCCCGGCGGCTTTGCCGTCGTCCACTCGGGCTGGAGGGGCACGCTCGCGCGCATCGGCGCCAAGGCACTTGCCGTCCTGTGCGACGCCTGCGGCTGCGAGCCGGCCGAGGTCTGCGCCTACGTGGGCCCACATGTCTCGGGCAAGGACTACGAGGTCTCACCCGAGCTGCTCGCAACGTTCGAGGGCGAGTTTGGTACGATTGTGCATGCTGCCGAAACCGCGTCGAACCTTGACCTGTCGGCAGCCATCCGGTGCGCGCTTGAGCAGGCGGGGATTGACCCCGCCCGCATCGTCGACACGTGCCCCTCGACGGTCTCCAACACGGACCGGTTCTACTCCTATCGAGCTGAAGGAGGCCTATGCGGTCGTCACGCTGCCATCGCCTACCTCTAG
- the ftsZ gene encoding cell division protein FtsZ: MSTNDTLSNYLAVIKVVGVGGGGTNAVNRMIEEGIRGVEFVAINTDAQALAMSDADVKVHIGTDVTKGLGAGANPEVGAESAEESRDEIKAALAGADMVFITAGEGGGTGTGAAPIVADIAKNDVGALTIAVVTKPFTFEGRKRTQSALSGVENLSANVDTLIVIPNDRLLDIAEKKTTMLEAFRMADDVLCQGTQGITDLITVPGLINLDFADVCTIMRGSGTAMMGIGLASGDSRATDAAQEAISSRLLESSVDGATRVLLSIAGNKDLGITEISDAADLVASNVDPEANIIFGTTVDESLGDQVRITVIATGFQEANSQPSLLGDFRAPAAQESAPAAAPAPKPSVSATGSKEFDIPDFLKRGRL; the protein is encoded by the coding sequence ATGAGCACGAACGACACCCTCAGCAACTACCTGGCCGTCATCAAGGTCGTGGGCGTTGGCGGCGGCGGCACGAACGCCGTGAACCGCATGATCGAGGAGGGCATTCGCGGCGTCGAGTTCGTCGCCATCAACACGGACGCCCAGGCGCTCGCCATGTCCGACGCCGACGTGAAGGTCCACATCGGCACCGACGTCACCAAGGGCCTCGGCGCCGGCGCGAACCCCGAGGTGGGCGCCGAGTCCGCCGAGGAGAGCCGCGACGAGATCAAGGCCGCCCTCGCGGGTGCCGACATGGTCTTCATCACGGCCGGCGAGGGTGGCGGCACCGGCACCGGCGCCGCCCCGATCGTGGCCGACATCGCCAAGAACGACGTGGGCGCCCTCACGATCGCCGTCGTGACCAAGCCGTTCACGTTCGAGGGCCGCAAGCGCACGCAGAGCGCTCTCTCCGGCGTCGAGAACCTCTCGGCCAACGTCGACACGCTCATCGTCATCCCGAACGACCGCCTTCTCGACATCGCCGAGAAGAAGACGACGATGCTCGAGGCCTTCCGCATGGCCGACGACGTGCTGTGCCAGGGCACGCAGGGCATCACCGACCTCATCACGGTCCCGGGCCTCATCAACCTCGACTTCGCCGACGTCTGCACGATCATGCGCGGCTCCGGCACGGCCATGATGGGTATCGGCCTCGCCTCCGGCGACAGCCGCGCCACTGACGCCGCCCAGGAGGCCATCTCGAGCCGCCTGCTCGAGAGCTCCGTCGACGGCGCCACCCGCGTGCTGCTCTCCATCGCCGGCAACAAGGACCTCGGCATCACCGAGATCTCCGACGCCGCCGACCTCGTTGCCTCCAACGTCGACCCCGAGGCCAACATCATCTTTGGCACGACCGTCGACGAGAGCCTCGGCGACCAGGTGCGCATCACCGTCATCGCCACGGGCTTCCAGGAGGCCAACTCCCAGCCGTCGCTTCTCGGCGACTTCCGCGCCCCGGCCGCCCAGGAGAGCGCCCCGGCCGCGGCTCCTGCCCCCAAGCCGTCCGTGAGCGCCACGGGCAGCAAGGAGTTCGACATCCCCGACTTCCTGAAGCGCGGCCGCCTGTAA